The Nycticebus coucang isolate mNycCou1 chromosome 10, mNycCou1.pri, whole genome shotgun sequence sequence acagctcatggcaacctccaactcttgggcttagatgattctcttgcctcagcctcctatgtagctgggactacaggcgccccccacaatgcccaactattttttgttgcagtttggctggggtcaggttcaaacccaccacccttgttatatggggctggcaccctacccactgagctacaggtgcctcccccTGCAAGTGTTTTTCAATCACAACTACAATAAAAGCCAGTCTCCAAGGCTTAAAACCTGTTCCCTACTGAGCTGTAAGACCCTCCTCCCCCAACCAGGAACTTCCTTCTCCCTCATCAACATAGCATCCTTACTGCTGTTTTGCTCAACCCTCATAATTTCAGCCTCCAAGCCTTTGTACTCTGTTCCTTTCACCACTCAAGTCTgatcaaatgtcaccttcttgcCAGGTGTAagctataattccagctacttgggaacctgaagcaggaagatcccttcaagctaggagtttgagaccagcctgggcagtgtagtgagaccctgtctctagaaacattttttggtaaattagccaggcatggtgtcatgGTCCTATAGTCCTTAGCTACTCaaggggccaaggcaggaggatcctttgagcctaggagttcatgATCAGACTGGGctgagagagaccctgtctaaaaaacaaaatgtcacctcctccaagaaTCATTTCTTAAAATCCAACCTAAATTAGCCTCCATTCTGCTATCCCCACCCCTCCATTCAGcccctctgctttatttttccataaaattgATACTTTTATCAATTTTGCTGCTGTTCCCTGCTTTATTCTCCATCTCCCCTTATAAAATAGCTTAACAAGGACAGAGATGTTCTCTGCCTTGGTCACCATTATACCTCCAGTGCCCAGCACTTCATAGGCACAATGAATACTTAACAGCCTGACTCATTCTGTCTGTTTGCCTGGCGCTGTGGACTCTGAccctctaagtcagtggttctcaacctgtgggtcagacccacagaaactgtattaaagggtcaaagcattaggaaggttgagaaccactgctctaagcagTGTTGGGAAGGGGATGGTGTTCCCCAGGCCTCACCCTTGGCTGCCATTTTCTCCTCAGATCCCTCGCCCACATTTTGGAGACTTATGGCCCATACGTCACAGGTGCCTTTTTCATCCTGAATCTGGGAGGTGCGGTCAGGTATGACAACTAAAGTGTTAAAacaaggtggggtggggtgagggagtCATGTAACACCCAGCCTCTGTAGTCAGGCTTCACTGGGAGTCCCTGGGTCTCTGCCACCTACTGGCTTTGTGGCTTGGGATTattcctgagcttcagttttgtcatctgtgaaatgggatggTGATCATATGTATATGTAACCTATAGATTTGCTATAAAGACTGAATGGGTTTCAGTGCAATCTAAACATTCACAGCGAGGCCTAGCACAGTATTTGTGTTCCATgttactttctcttcctttcctcctttcacctccccttcccctcctacttttgtttttttacttttttcttttcttaaaaacataattCACATAGACTTCATCTATTCCTCATctctgttttaattaaaattttcatctGGTTTGAGCACTTCTTCCAGCAACTTCCTTTGAAAGAGTATACATGTTTGAAAATGCCCCTTAATACAGGGATTCTTGCATCTTTGCTCTGATGTTATCAGTGATCTGTGACCCTCACTCTCCAGGTATGTAAAACTGGCAAAACATTCTATTTGTTGAGATTGTCACAGGATCTAGTAGAACCATACACGTAGAGCCCTTAGGACAGGGCCCCATATATAGGAAGCACAGCAGACTCAACACAGCGGAGAATTCTCAAGGGGTTGAAGGCCTGGGGAAGACTGGGGTCCTTGCTGGCACTCCCTCGCTCCCCTTTCCAGGTTTCAGAACAAAGAATGGATCAGGCCAAATGAGCGTGGCCATTTCTCTCTTGAGTTCTTGAAGTTTCAGGAGGTACCGATAGAGGCTGTGGATGCCAGTGGTTGTGACATCAACTACGAGGGCCTGGATAACCTCTGTGAGTGGGGTGCAGTGGGGTGGGTGGGGTAGGGTGGAGATGGGAAAGGCCTGTGCATTTTCCCCTTGGCGGTGGACCCTGGAGGGCTTTTGGTGCCATCAGCCCTTTTCCCCTGCAGTGTCCCTGAAGGAGCTCCAGTCTTTGTCGCTGCAGCGCTGCCCCCATGTGGACGACTGGTGTCTCAACCACCTCTACCCTCTGGCCAACTCCTTGCAGGAACTGTCACTGGCCGGTTGCCCACGAATCTCTGAGCGGGGCCTTGCGtccctccaccacctccagtgaGATCTCAGCTTAGGCTGGGCCCCATGCTAGGACATGTCCCATGCGGGAGAAAAactgggaggtggggagatgcTGTTGGACCGTTTCCCATAGTACCATGCCTCCATCAAAAACCTAAGAGtgtcagcctaagcaagagtgagatcctgtctctactaaaaatagaaaaagtagctgggcgtcgcagcaggcgcctgcagttccagctacttgggagactgaggcaagaggatcacttgagccatgagtttgaggtaactgtgagctatgataccacagcactctactcagggcaacagagtaagattctatctcaaaaaaaccctAGTAGCCGGGTGCAGTAgcttacgcctgtaattctagcactctgggaggcagaggtgggtggattgcctgagctatcagattcgagaccagcctgagccagagcaggacctcatctctaaaaactagccacgggcggcatctgtggctcagtgagtagggtgccagccccatatgccaagggtggcgggttcaaacccagccccggccaaactgcaacaaaaaaatagccgggcgttgtggcgggcgcctgtagtcccagctgctggggaggctgaggcaagagaatcgcgtaagcccaagagttaagaggttgctgtgagccgtgtgacgccacggcactctacccgagggcagtacagtgagactctgtctctacaaaaaattaaaaaaaaaaaaaataaaaaataaaataataaaaactagccaggtgttgtggcagacgcctgtagtcccacctactcaggaggctgaggcaagtgaatcacttgaacccaagagtttaagcttgctgtgagctgtcatgccacagcactctaccgagggcaacaatatgaaactctgtctcaaaaaaaaaaaaacaaagaagaacaagaacccatccctaaaaatagccaggcttgggcggcgcctgtggctcagtgagtagggtgccggccccatatgccgagggtggcgggttcaaacccagccttggccaaactgcaaaaaaaaaaaaaaaaatagccgggggttgtggcgggcgcctgtagtcccagctgcttgggaggctgaggcaagagaatcgcgtaagcccaagagttggaggttgctgtgagctgtgcgacgccacggcactctacccgagggtggtacagtgagactctgtctctacaaaaaaaaaaataaataaaagaaagaaagaaagaaaaaaaaaaatagccaggctttgtggcaggtcctatagtcccagctatttgggaggctgaggcaagagaatctcttaaggccaagagtttgaggttgctgtgggtgtgacgctatggcactctaccaagggtgacaaaatgagactgtgcctcaaaaaaaaaaaatccctagagTGTTTGTGTGATGGATAAGCACAGAGGAGCAGTTGCAGTTAGTTTCTGGGAGAATTAAATgggatttttattcctttttttaattaatgaaatgcTGTATTTACACTGTTGCAGAACAATGTGCAGTTAAGACAGTGGATTTCATGTGCTTGGACAGctataaagatttatttttaaggaacCAGAATTGAAATTGAGGCCAATCCCACAAAATGCATGCAAACACACGTAAATGCTATCCTCATGCTGGCTTCTTGCCCTTCTTGTCCCCTTTCAGGAACCTCCGAAGGCTGGACATCTCAGATCTCCCTGCTGTGTCCAACCCAGGCCTCACTCAGATCTTGGTGGAGGAGATGCTACCCAACTGCAAGGTCGTGGGGGCTGACTGGGCACAGAGCCTAAAGTTGGAGCCAGAGGATCAGCCTCAGGACAGAGCCAACCCAGTCCCCACCTAGCTTTCAGCACCCACCCCCAACTCCAGTAGGATCTCAGTGGAATGGCTGAAAGCTCACAACACTCCTAGCTTCCAGTTGGGAGTCGGGGTATGGCACTCACAGATCAGAGGGAAGGAAAGCATGAAGTAGAGTATGTATTCCTGGCTGTTCTTGGCTAAAGGTCACAGCATGACACAATGACAGCAGCCCATCCCACATacctctccttccctgcctcttcAGACCTGGGGAGGCTTGGCTTGGCTATAAGGAGCCCCAGGGAGCTGCACTCATCTTCATGGTTTCCCCACATCTGGCCCACACCTTGTCAAAAAGACTCTTCGCAAATTGTCCTCATTTGAGTATACAAACATTTCTTTCAGAGACCCTGACTGATGGGGCGGTGTGGGTGGGGGGTGTCTGCTACTGTCACTTCACAGGGATGGCTCTTCCCTGTGAGACTGTTCTGCTCACTGTACAATGCACAGCATCCTTGGCCCACACTTACTAAAGGCCCAAGTCCCACAGTGTTGCCCATTATTGATTCAGTGACCTTCAGCTCCCAATTCAACATGTTTGTCCGCTCTGTGAAAATGGATCTGAGCCTTGGACATATTTTCTCTTTGCTAACGTGGCAGGCTTTGTCAGTAGAGGGCGTGTGAGAGATACTATAGGAGGAAAGGAATTTTCTTCCTGGTTCCTGTTGAGTGTGCTCCAGTGTCTGGGTCCTATAGCACGTGGCTTCCCCTGACACCCAGCTCCTGAAGTGCCAGATGGCCAGTAGCTGCCCCAGACACACTCCACCCCCAGTGTTTCCGCAGTGGGTACAGTGCCTCCACTGAAGCACCTTTCTATGAGTAACTGTCCCCAGCACACCAGATGGATTTCCAGTCGATTCAGAGGCATTTTTACCAATAAATCCCTCATTATTCCCAGATACTATTAATGTTTAATGATTTATATTAAACTTCTCCTGTTCAAGTTACTGTGTAGTTTTTCTCCCAATTGGACCCAGATAGATACAGAATTGGTACCTGGAGTGTTTCAGGTGATGGACTCATAAGATAGTATTCAAGGTAGGTTTGATTGTGCCTCTGGGCTTGAGCAGTGCTGAGCTCTTGCTGTTGGGAAAGAGGGTGCTAGAAACCCACGGCAATCCATCACAATCCAGCTACCACCTGTGGCTGACCACAGTAAGGGGCCAGCTGAAGCCCTTGTAGCTACTGTGTATGATAGCTGTAGCATTGGTAACAGTTCTAAAGACCAGGGTGTCAGACGGAACTCTGGAGTGCCCTTGAGTGTTTACAAATAGAGAGTGTCAAAGTTGGGTCtgttagccctactatgaagctaaattatagctttcacatgaaggctataacccaactatagcacaagactatgaggaaagggccaaggaagggcaaggggggtgttagggtggagggagggtaatgggtggggccacacctatggtgcatcttagaaggagtacgggcgaaacttactaaaggcagaatacgaatgtctacatacaataactaagaaaatgccatgaaggctacgttgaacagtttgatgagaatatttcagattgtatgtgaaactagcacatggtaccccttgattgcactaatgtacacagctatgatttaacaattaaaaaaaaaaaaaaaaagttgggtctGTTAACTTAGCTCTGGGAACTAGAGAGCTTCCATGACAGGCCCAAAAGTTTACATCTTTGGAAGGGCGTCATCTGGCTGGACCCAAAGTAGACAGGCAATCTTGAAAATTAAGTCACCCTGAGCTTCCCTTACCAGTGTACGAGGCACCAGCCTTCCTGTGCGAGACTTCGTGATGACCTCACCATGGGGCAGATTTCTTGAAAGAGGGTATCCGTCCTTAAGATTCACCACAAGTGCCCTCTGCTATCACTAGACCCATATATACCTAGGATCAATCTCAGCTTGCAACAGGGGTACAGGTACCCACTAGGACTCAGGAAGGAGCAGCTTATACACTAAAAGAACAAGACTTTCAAATATATGTATGGTCAGAAACCTGGGGAATGTGTGCAGAGGGGATCTTAGGTTCTTAGGCCAGTAAGGGTGGATATAACACTAGCCCAGGCCTAATTTACTGGCATAAGTGCGCTCACTAGATTTAGTGGGTTACCTTGTATAGCTGGAAGTGGTTCTAATAGCTTGCTTGGTTGGCTAACCAGAACTTGGACCTAAGAGTAGCCCTGCAGTTAATGAGACTGAGAGACCAGAACTGCCCTAATGTAACATGGATGAGGGGAATCCAAAGGCTGAGGGAAACAGAAATGTTGGATTTGCCCTGCATACCCACCCCCCAATTACGTTCCCTAGGATAGCACCTCTTGCCAGCCAATCCCTCATTACAtcaattccatccatgttatAGTTCATCATTCTATATGCTGAACTTTCCCCTGTTCCAACTGCTGTGTAGTTTCTCTCCTGATTGGACCCAGACCGATgcacaaaggaaaaagaactaCACACCCCGAGACTTCCCAACATCCCCAGGAGACAATGCTGCCACTGGTCAAGGACCTCTGTACCCCTGGGAGAAGCTAGATGAGCCAGGAGAgctggggggtggaggggtggacTCCCTCCCAGCTCTAGATCAGGTGGGCCTGCACACTCTAAGCACTCagtcccctgcccccagcccgaCTGTCATTTCCCACACTAGCTtttaggccagcagttctcaacctgtggggtcgtgaccctttgtaacaatgaaaatacatcctgcatatcagatatttatattaggattcataacagtaacaaaattacagttatgaagtagcaacgtaaataattttatggtcgggagtcaccacaacatgaggaactgtattaaagggttgtggcattaggaaggttgagaaccactgttttaggcaATTAGTATTCACCACTTCCTCCCCATTCTCCTCCAGCTGTTCCTGTGGGCTTCATTATTCAAACTTGGGGGGAGGAAATCAGGCTGGGACAGATAAAAAACTGCCGCTGACAGAGTGGGTACCTACGATGAAGAGTCCCTCCACAAACCAGGGTGGAGTGACGGCCTAGGCTTAGTGGGGGTCCTTCATATCCCACCCCAGGTCCTGGGAGTTTCCCAGACACCTGACGCAGCCCCAGTGGCAGAGGTCTCTGGGGCTGGGGACGGGTTAATGTAAACACAGGCAGACACCCTCTCCTGCCCCTGGGGTGCCGGATGTGAGTGTTCCTGGAGTCACGGTACTGCTTGGGGAGGGGCAGAGCCCCAGGGCAGGCTGGCTtcagggctggaggtggggagatTCCCACCCCATTGGGCTGAAAGCCCAGGCTCGAAGGGGATGGAGTTCCACCCTCTGCCCTCCACCTGCCTCTCTAAATCTTTCCCTGAGCACCCGAGAGGCTTCCTggccactctctctctttctagatttctccatcttcctcctctcccttcagcTCTCTCCATCCCcttgctctctcctctctctgctgcCTGCACTCTGAGGTCTCCCTGCCTGTCTTCCCTCTCCACAATGTCTCTGGCTCTCTCCTACTCCTCACGAGCCCCTTTCTCCACTCCCCTACCCTGACGCCTGGCTGCAAAAACAAACATCCCTATCACAGGCGGGCCATCCATCCCCACTCAGCACATTCACTGCCACCACCCACCACGGCCTCCTTGCCACGGGCCCAATGCCAGCCTCTGGTCACTCTGACACTCCCCAGCCTAGGCCCAGCCCTCAGCCTCACCCTCCCTTGgactccccccccccgcccccgcccggaCCTTGCTCTCCCCTCCCAAGCCTCGAAAGGTTCCCGGTCTGCACCTTTCCCGGCTGTCTCTCCAGAAAACCAGCCCTAACATGCCACAGCCCCTTGTCTCAGGTcggcctcctgccctcccccctccctctccttccaggCTCAGCCCcgccccagcccctcccagcccctggggCCCTCCCAGCTCCCGCTCCGCTCCGCTCTACTCTCCTCCCCGCCCTGCCCCTCTGGactggctgggctgggctgggctggtagAATGCGCCGCAGCCACACGCAGGGGCAAGGGCAGAACGGAGGGAGCTGAGGGAGGCCCTGAACAGAGGCCCGGCAGCGCCGGAGCTGGCGGGAGTCAgacccaaaggtaaagaatagcCAGACCCCTGGCTCCCCAGTCCCTAGGGTGAGCATATTGTGGGAAGGGAGACAGGCTAGGTTTCTAAGAAGGTGGAAGGAACTTAAACTGGAGCTAGGAATCAAGAGATCCTTATTTCCTGGTGAGGAGGATGAATGAAGCGACAGAGggaaggaatagaaaagtgaagGGATCTTGGTCCCCTAGTCTCTGGGGTGGAACCCTCCTGGGCTTCTAAGGAAGAATAAGCCTCCTGGACTGCTTTTAGGGTGGAGCTGGATGGAATGGAAGGAACAGGGTGTTGGGATGGGATTGGAATGGGGGAATTCTCCGTCTAGGTATTGGGAGCAATTGGGTGTTTGGGCTGGGGAGCTTTTTAGAGTCTGAGACACAGAAGCCATCATGGGTTGGCGAAGACTGTGAGAAATATGAGGCTGTTTGCCTGGGGCCTGCTGGGGCCCTCTCTGGAGGCCATCCCTGCACCCCAAAGGCCTCCATGGCTCCCTTGTGGCTCCCTTATAGCTCCAGTGGCTGCCCCTTCTCTGGACCAGGTCATGCGCTGCCCCAAGTTCCTTCTGTGCCTGTCAGCTCTGCTAACGCTCCTGGGCCTCAAAGTGTACATCGAGTGGACGTCTGAGTCCCGGCTCAGCAAGGCCTACCCTGGCCCCAGGGGCACACTGCCAGGCCCCACACCAGCCA is a genomic window containing:
- the DMAC2 gene encoding distal membrane-arm assembly complex protein 2 isoform X2; translation: MAAPRASLRLVAAIWNGSTRSIHGLGGAVAPEGNQKKTLLQFLADYFYDVQFLREYMLQNQMLKVRKKNRSLAHILETYGPYVTGAFFILNLGGAVRFQNKEWIRPNERGHFSLEFLKFQEVPIEAVDASGCDINYEGLDNLLSLKELQSLSLQRCPHVDDWCLNHLYPLANSLQELSLAGCPRISERGLASLHHLQNLRRLDISDLPAVSNPGLTQILVEEMLPNCKVVGADWAQSLKLEPEDQPQDRANPVPT
- the DMAC2 gene encoding distal membrane-arm assembly complex protein 2 isoform X1 — translated: MLTPQRRGWVCPAPHGNLSIQNSTHLHVSLRLVAAIWNGSTRSIHGLGGAVAPEGNQKKTLLQFLADYFYDVQFLREYMLQNQMLKVRKKNRSLAHILETYGPYVTGAFFILNLGGAVRFQNKEWIRPNERGHFSLEFLKFQEVPIEAVDASGCDINYEGLDNLLSLKELQSLSLQRCPHVDDWCLNHLYPLANSLQELSLAGCPRISERGLASLHHLQNLRRLDISDLPAVSNPGLTQILVEEMLPNCKVVGADWAQSLKLEPEDQPQDRANPVPT